A genome region from Paracoccus stylophorae includes the following:
- a CDS encoding pyruvate dehydrogenase complex dihydrolipoamide acetyltransferase: MPTEILMPALSPTMEEGTLAKWLVKEGDEVKSGDILAEIETDKATMEFEAVDEGKVGKILIEEGSSGVKVNTPIAVLLEEGESADDIAETSKPAADAPKKDVPAEAPKEVEGQAQAAKAPPAPSSDKGDRIFASPLARRIAAEKGLDLASIEGSGPRGRIVKADVENAKPGAAPAKADAPKPAPAAAEAPKGASAETIAKIYADRETEEVTLDGMRRTIAARLGEAKQTIPHFYLRRSAKLDELMTFRATLNKQLEARGVKLSVNDFIIKACALALQQVPDANAVWAGDRIIKLKPSDVAVAVAVEGGLFTPVLKDAEIKTLSKLSAEMKDLANRAKTKKLAPHEYQGGSFAISNLGMFGIENFDAVINPPHGAILAVGAGIKTPVVEGDEVVIRNVMSMTLSVDHRVIDGALGAQLLEAIVAHLENPMGMLA, encoded by the coding sequence ATGCCGACAGAAATCCTGATGCCCGCGCTGTCTCCGACGATGGAGGAAGGCACGCTGGCCAAATGGCTGGTGAAAGAGGGCGACGAGGTCAAATCCGGCGATATCCTGGCCGAGATCGAGACCGACAAGGCCACGATGGAGTTCGAGGCCGTCGATGAAGGCAAGGTGGGCAAGATCCTGATCGAGGAAGGCTCGTCCGGGGTCAAGGTCAACACCCCCATCGCCGTCCTGCTGGAAGAGGGCGAAAGCGCCGACGATATCGCCGAGACGTCAAAGCCCGCGGCCGACGCGCCGAAAAAGGACGTGCCCGCCGAAGCCCCGAAGGAGGTCGAGGGTCAGGCACAGGCCGCCAAGGCCCCGCCCGCCCCGTCCTCGGACAAGGGCGACCGGATCTTCGCCTCGCCGCTGGCCCGCCGCATCGCGGCCGAAAAGGGGCTGGATCTGGCCTCGATCGAAGGGTCCGGCCCGCGCGGACGGATCGTCAAGGCGGATGTCGAGAACGCCAAGCCCGGCGCCGCCCCGGCAAAGGCCGACGCGCCCAAGCCCGCGCCCGCCGCGGCCGAGGCCCCGAAAGGCGCGTCCGCCGAAACCATCGCCAAGATCTATGCCGACCGCGAAACCGAAGAGGTCACGCTGGACGGCATGCGCCGCACCATTGCCGCGCGCCTGGGCGAGGCCAAGCAGACCATCCCGCATTTCTATCTGCGCCGGTCCGCGAAGCTGGACGAGCTGATGACGTTCCGCGCCACGCTGAACAAGCAACTTGAGGCGCGCGGCGTGAAGCTGTCGGTCAACGACTTCATCATCAAGGCCTGCGCGCTGGCGCTGCAACAGGTGCCGGACGCCAACGCGGTCTGGGCCGGCGACCGGATCATCAAGCTGAAACCGTCGGACGTGGCCGTGGCCGTGGCGGTCGAAGGCGGGCTGTTCACGCCGGTCCTGAAGGACGCCGAGATCAAGACGCTGTCGAAACTGTCCGCCGAGATGAAGGATCTCGCCAACCGCGCCAAGACGAAAAAGCTGGCCCCCCACGAATATCAGGGCGGCAGCTTCGCGATCAGCAATCTGGGCATGTTCGGGATCGAGAATTTCGACGCCGTCATCAACCCGCCGCACGGCGCGATCCTGGCCGTCGGCGCCGGCATCAAGACCCCCGTGGTCGAGGGCGACGAGGTCGTGATCCGCAACGTCATGTCGATGACGCTGTCGGTCGATCACCGGGTGATCGACGGCGCGCTTGGCGCGCAGCTGCTGGAAGCCATCGTCGCCCATCTCGAAAACCCGATGGGCATGCTGGCCTGA
- a CDS encoding pyruvate dehydrogenase complex E1 component subunit beta: protein MATEILMPALSPTMEEGTLAKWLKKEGDEVKSGDIIAEIETDKATMEFEAVDEGILGKILIDEGTEGVKVNTPIAVMIEEGESADDIEVSKSDAAPAQARSDDAPAKSAVEEVKTPEPDRSPDWPEGTAMKTMTVREALREAMAEEMRRDETVFLMGEEVGEYQGAYKISQGLLDEFGPRRVVDTPISEHGFAGIGVGAAFGGLRPIVEFMTFNFAMQAMDQIVNSAAKTLYMSGGQMGAPMVFRGPNGAAARVAAQHSQDYAAWFAAIPGLKVVMPYSAADAKGLLKTAIRDPNPIIFLENEILYGRSFEVPDLDDFTIPFGKARIARQGKDVTIVSFGIGMAHSLEAADKLAEEGIEAEVIDLRTLRPIDYGTMIESVKKTNRMVTVEEGFPVGAIGNHLSAYVMENAFDWLDAPVINCTGKDVPMPYAANLEKHALITIPEIVEAVKKVTYK, encoded by the coding sequence ATGGCAACCGAGATCCTGATGCCCGCCCTGTCGCCGACCATGGAGGAAGGCACGCTGGCGAAATGGCTGAAAAAGGAAGGCGACGAGGTCAAGTCCGGCGACATCATCGCCGAGATCGAAACCGACAAGGCCACGATGGAATTCGAGGCGGTGGACGAAGGCATCCTCGGCAAGATCCTGATCGACGAGGGGACCGAGGGCGTCAAGGTCAACACCCCCATCGCCGTGATGATCGAGGAGGGCGAAAGCGCCGACGATATCGAGGTGTCGAAATCCGACGCCGCACCCGCCCAGGCCAGATCCGACGACGCGCCGGCGAAATCCGCCGTCGAAGAGGTCAAGACCCCCGAACCCGACCGCAGCCCGGACTGGCCCGAAGGCACGGCGATGAAGACCATGACCGTCCGCGAGGCGCTGCGCGAGGCCATGGCCGAGGAAATGCGCCGCGACGAGACCGTGTTCCTGATGGGCGAGGAAGTCGGCGAATACCAGGGCGCCTACAAGATCAGCCAGGGTCTGCTGGACGAATTCGGCCCCCGGCGCGTGGTCGATACCCCGATCTCGGAACACGGCTTCGCGGGCATCGGCGTCGGCGCGGCGTTCGGCGGCCTGCGCCCCATCGTCGAGTTCATGACCTTCAACTTCGCCATGCAGGCGATGGACCAGATCGTCAACTCGGCCGCCAAGACGCTGTACATGTCGGGCGGCCAGATGGGCGCACCGATGGTGTTCCGCGGCCCGAACGGCGCCGCCGCCCGCGTCGCAGCCCAGCACAGCCAGGATTACGCGGCATGGTTCGCGGCCATTCCCGGCCTCAAGGTCGTGATGCCCTATTCGGCCGCCGACGCCAAGGGGCTGCTGAAGACCGCGATCCGCGATCCCAACCCGATCATCTTCCTTGAGAACGAAATCCTCTATGGCCGCAGCTTCGAGGTGCCCGATCTGGACGATTTCACCATCCCCTTCGGCAAGGCCAGGATCGCGCGCCAGGGCAAGGATGTGACCATCGTCAGCTTCGGCATCGGCATGGCCCATTCGCTGGAAGCCGCCGACAAGCTGGCCGAAGAGGGGATCGAGGCCGAGGTGATCGACCTGCGCACGCTGCGCCCGATCGACTATGGCACGATGATCGAATCGGTGAAGAAGACCAACCGCATGGTCACCGTCGAGGAAGGTTTCCCGGTCGGCGCCATCGGCAACCACCTGTCGGCCTATGTGATGGAAAACGCGTTCGACTGGCTGGATGCCCCGGTGATCAACTGCACCGGCAAGGACGTGCCCATGCCCTATGCCGCCAATCTTGAGAAACACGCGCTGATCACCATCCCCGAGATCGTCGAGGCGGTGAAGAAAGTCACCTACAAGTAA
- the pdhA gene encoding pyruvate dehydrogenase (acetyl-transferring) E1 component subunit alpha, protein MARKPAAKEAPNVSKDELLQYYRDMLLIRRFEEKAGQLYGMGLIGGFCHLYIGQEAVVVGLEAAAKEGDKRITSYRDHGHMLACGMDPKGVMAELTGREGGYSKGKGGSMHMFSREKHFYGGHGIVAAQVPLGAGLAFADKYMGNDNVTFTYFGDGAANQGQVYETYNMAELWDLPVVFVIENNQYAMGTSMKRSTKSTTLYGRGEAFGIPGEQVDGMDVLAVKAAGEKAVAHCRAGKGPYILEIMTYRYRGHSMSDPAKYRTREEVQKMRDERDAIEHVRDLLLQGDHATEDELKAVDKEIKDIVNESAEFAKESPEPSLDELWTDIYADEVPQGTAEENA, encoded by the coding sequence ATGGCCAGGAAACCCGCCGCCAAGGAGGCGCCGAACGTTTCAAAGGACGAGCTGCTTCAGTATTATCGCGACATGCTGCTGATCCGGCGATTCGAGGAAAAGGCCGGCCAGCTTTACGGCATGGGTCTGATCGGCGGTTTCTGCCACCTCTATATCGGGCAAGAGGCGGTCGTCGTCGGGCTGGAGGCTGCCGCCAAGGAAGGCGACAAGCGCATCACCAGCTATCGCGACCACGGCCACATGCTGGCCTGCGGCATGGACCCCAAGGGCGTCATGGCCGAACTGACCGGCCGCGAGGGCGGGTATTCCAAGGGCAAGGGCGGCAGCATGCACATGTTCAGCCGCGAAAAGCATTTCTATGGCGGCCACGGCATCGTCGCGGCGCAGGTGCCGCTTGGGGCGGGGCTGGCCTTTGCCGACAAGTACATGGGCAACGACAACGTCACCTTCACCTATTTCGGCGACGGCGCGGCCAACCAGGGCCAGGTCTATGAGACCTACAACATGGCCGAGTTGTGGGATCTGCCGGTCGTCTTCGTGATCGAGAACAACCAGTATGCGATGGGCACCTCGATGAAGCGGTCGACCAAGTCGACCACGCTTTACGGGCGCGGCGAGGCATTCGGCATCCCCGGCGAACAGGTCGACGGCATGGACGTGCTGGCCGTGAAGGCCGCCGGCGAAAAGGCCGTCGCCCACTGCCGCGCGGGCAAGGGCCCCTATATCCTCGAGATCATGACCTATCGCTATCGCGGGCACTCGATGTCGGACCCGGCGAAATACCGGACCCGCGAAGAGGTGCAGAAGATGCGCGACGAACGCGACGCCATCGAACATGTCCGCGACCTGCTGTTGCAGGGCGATCACGCCACCGAGGACGAGTTGAAGGCCGTGGACAAGGAAATCAAGGACATCGTGAACGAATCGGCCGAATTCGCCAAGGAAAGCCCGGAACCGTCGCTGGACGAGTTGTGGACCGACATCTACGCCGACGAAGTGCCGCAAGGCACCGCCGAAGAAAACGCCTGA
- a CDS encoding FtsB family cell division protein, which produces MSQRLSISATIFFVLAMALGLYFAFAAVQGPSGILRRIQIEAETQDLIVERDSLRADVDRMQNLTRRMSDEYLDIDLLDERAREVLGYVRSDEIILR; this is translated from the coding sequence ATGTCACAACGTCTTTCGATCAGCGCCACGATCTTCTTCGTGCTGGCCATGGCCCTGGGCCTCTATTTCGCCTTCGCCGCCGTGCAGGGGCCTTCGGGCATCCTGCGCCGCATCCAGATCGAGGCCGAGACTCAGGACCTGATCGTCGAACGCGACAGCCTGCGCGCCGATGTCGACCGGATGCAGAACCTGACCCGCCGGATGTCGGACGAATATCTGGATATCGACCTGCTGGACGAACGCGCGCGCGAGGTGCTGGGCTATGTCCGGTCGGACGAAATCATCCTGCGCTAG
- a CDS encoding 23S rRNA (adenine(2030)-N(6))-methyltransferase RlmJ: MLSYQHAYHAGNLADLHKHAMLATALDYLTRKDKPLSYLETHAGRGLYRLDGAEARKTGEAQAGILRATAQGWLPDDHPLHRALACVRRAHGPLAYPGSPLIAAHFLRPGDTAHLAELHPAEYQALSQVAGFATLHRSDGFAMAQAVCPPTPRRGLLLIDPSYEVKADYQTVPRQIGLLARKWNVGIVALWYPILTDNRHEPMLRALMQAHPDALRSEVGFAPARPGHAMIGSGMWVLNPPFGLAAEAARLTRLFRDRA; this comes from the coding sequence ATGCTCAGCTATCAGCACGCCTATCACGCCGGAAACCTGGCCGACCTGCACAAGCACGCGATGCTGGCGACGGCGCTGGATTACCTGACGCGCAAGGACAAGCCGCTCAGCTATCTGGAAACCCATGCCGGGCGCGGCCTGTATCGGCTGGACGGTGCCGAGGCGCGCAAGACGGGCGAGGCGCAGGCCGGCATCCTGCGCGCCACGGCCCAGGGCTGGCTGCCCGACGACCATCCGCTGCACCGCGCGCTTGCCTGCGTCCGCCGCGCCCATGGCCCGCTTGCCTATCCCGGATCGCCGCTGATCGCCGCGCATTTCCTGCGCCCGGGCGACACCGCCCATCTGGCCGAATTGCACCCCGCCGAATATCAGGCGCTGTCGCAGGTGGCCGGGTTTGCGACCCTTCACCGCAGCGACGGGTTCGCCATGGCGCAGGCCGTGTGCCCGCCGACGCCGCGGCGCGGATTGCTGCTGATCGACCCCAGCTATGAGGTCAAGGCGGACTATCAGACCGTTCCGCGCCAGATCGGGCTGCTGGCGCGCAAGTGGAACGTGGGCATCGTTGCGCTGTGGTATCCGATCCTGACCGACAACCGCCACGAACCGATGCTGCGCGCGCTGATGCAGGCCCATCCCGACGCCCTGCGCAGCGAGGTCGGGTTCGCGCCCGCCCGCCCCGGCCACGCGATGATCGGGTCGGGGATGTGGGTGCTGAACCCGCCCTTCGGACTTGCGGCCGAGGCCGCGCGGCTGACACGGCTGTTCCGCGACCGCGCCTGA
- a CDS encoding DUF2945 domain-containing protein translates to MEKYRKGTKVQWKWGTGHGTGKIAESFTDDVERQIKGQTIKRKASADEPAYLIEQEDGDRVLKSHSELRKAE, encoded by the coding sequence ATGGAAAAATATCGCAAGGGCACCAAGGTGCAGTGGAAATGGGGCACCGGCCACGGCACCGGCAAGATCGCCGAAAGCTTTACCGACGATGTCGAGCGCCAGATCAAGGGCCAGACGATCAAGCGCAAGGCCAGCGCGGACGAACCCGCCTATCTGATCGAACAGGAGGACGGCGACCGCGTGCTGAAAAGCCATTCGGAACTGCGCAAGGCCGAATGA
- a CDS encoding DUF1127 domain-containing protein: MAVIAQAHNRAAATGLRGRLLAAMQRMQENRARKAVYRQTVRELSALTTRDLDDLGISRAMIPHLAREAAWGSSD; this comes from the coding sequence ATGGCCGTTATCGCTCAAGCCCACAACCGCGCCGCCGCCACCGGCCTGCGTGGTCGGCTGCTGGCCGCGATGCAGCGCATGCAGGAAAACCGCGCCCGCAAGGCCGTCTATCGCCAGACCGTGCGCGAACTCAGCGCGCTGACCACCCGCGATCTGGACGATCTGGGCATCAGCCGCGCGATGATCCCGCATCTGGCGCGCGAGGCCGCCTGGGGCTCGTCCGACTGA
- a CDS encoding Mrp/NBP35 family ATP-binding protein, translated as MTVTREVVRGAIADIVLPDGRSLAQADIVRAITVDGGTVRFVLEVADAEAARALAPVEAEARRRVEALPEVEKVQIVMTAPAGKPAQPVASSGQGQAPSLKLGQHPTGQAGPQPVPGVRNLVAIGSGKGGVGKSTVTANLAVALARAGRKVGVLDADIYGPSQPRMLGVSGRPASPDGKRIEPMHNHGITIMSIGLMLKEGEAVVWRGPMLMGAMQQLLQQVNWGELDVLLIDLPPGTGDVQLSLCQKAAVTGAIIVSTPQDVALLDARRAIDMFNRLKTPVLGLIENMSSYVCPNCGHEAHLFGHGGVASEARNLNLPFLGELPLLLDVRLSGDSGRPIALEDGPAGQAYARLAERLIADGVA; from the coding sequence ATGACCGTGACCCGTGAAGTTGTCCGTGGGGCAATCGCCGACATCGTGCTGCCGGACGGCCGCAGCCTTGCCCAGGCCGATATCGTCCGCGCGATAACCGTCGATGGCGGCACCGTCCGATTCGTCCTTGAGGTCGCCGATGCCGAGGCCGCGCGCGCGCTGGCCCCGGTCGAGGCCGAGGCAAGACGCCGGGTCGAGGCGCTGCCCGAGGTAGAGAAGGTGCAGATCGTGATGACCGCGCCGGCGGGCAAGCCCGCGCAGCCGGTGGCCTCGTCCGGGCAGGGGCAGGCGCCGTCGCTGAAGCTGGGCCAGCATCCGACCGGGCAGGCCGGGCCGCAGCCGGTGCCGGGCGTGCGAAACCTCGTGGCCATCGGGTCGGGCAAGGGCGGGGTCGGCAAATCCACCGTCACCGCCAATCTGGCGGTGGCGCTGGCGCGGGCGGGGCGCAAGGTGGGGGTGCTGGACGCCGACATCTATGGCCCCTCGCAGCCGCGGATGCTGGGCGTGTCGGGCCGGCCCGCCAGCCCGGACGGCAAGCGGATCGAGCCGATGCACAATCACGGCATCACCATCATGTCGATCGGGCTGATGCTGAAAGAGGGCGAGGCGGTCGTGTGGCGCGGGCCGATGCTGATGGGCGCGATGCAGCAATTGTTGCAGCAGGTGAACTGGGGCGAGCTGGACGTGCTGCTGATCGACCTGCCGCCCGGCACCGGCGATGTGCAGCTTTCGCTGTGCCAGAAGGCGGCGGTGACGGGCGCGATCATCGTCTCGACCCCGCAGGACGTGGCGCTGCTGGATGCGCGCCGCGCCATCGACATGTTCAACAGGCTGAAGACCCCGGTTCTGGGCCTGATCGAGAACATGTCCAGCTATGTCTGCCCCAATTGCGGGCACGAGGCGCATCTGTTCGGCCATGGCGGCGTGGCCTCCGAGGCGCGGAATCTGAACCTGCCCTTCCTGGGCGAATTGCCGCTGCTGCTGGATGTGCGCCTGTCGGGCGATTCGGGCCGGCCCATCGCGCTGGAAGACGGCCCGGCGGGGCAGGCTTATGCGCGGCTGGCCGAACGGCTGATCGCGGATGGGGTCGCCTGA